A window of Saccharomyces eubayanus strain FM1318 chromosome XII, whole genome shotgun sequence contains these coding sequences:
- the ACO1 gene encoding aconitate hydratase ACO1, translating to MLSARAAIKRPITRGLATVSNLTRESKVNQNLLEDHSFINYKQNVETLDIVRKRLNRPFTYAEKILYGHLDDPHGQEILRGVSYLKLRPDRVACQDATAQMAILQFMSAGLPEVAKPVTVHCDHLIQAQVGGEKDLKRAVDLNKEVYDFLASATAKYNMGFWKPGSGIIHQIVLENYAFPGALIIGTDSHTPNAGGLGQLAIGVGGADAVDVMAGRPWELKAPKILGVKLTGKMNGWTSPKDIILKLAGITTVKGGTGKIVEYFGDGVDTFSATGMGTICNMGAEIGATTSVFPFNKSMIEYLKATNRGKIADFATLYQNDLLSADHGAEYDEVVEIDLNTLEPYINGPFTPDLATPVSKMKDVAVANDWPLDVRVGLIGSCTNSSYEDMSRSASIVKDAAAHGLKSKTIFTVTPGSEQIRATIERDGQLETFKEFGGIVLANACGPCIGQWDRRDIKKGDKNTIVSSYNRNFTSRNDGNPQTHAFVASPELVTAFAIAGDLRFNPLTDKLKDKDGNEFMLKPPHGDGLPQRGYDAGVNTYQAPPPDRSTVEVKVSPTSDRLQLLTPFKPWDGKDAKDMPILIKAEGKTTTDHISMAGPWLKYRGHLENISNNYMIGAINAENHKANCVKNVYTGEYKGVPETARDYRDQGIKWVVIGDENLGEGSSREHAALEPRFLGGFAIITKSFARIHETNLKKQGLLPLNFKNPADYDKINPDDRVDILGLAHLAPGKSLTLRVHPKNGKPWDSELTHTFNDEQIEWFKYGSALNKIKADKKI from the coding sequence ATGTTATCTGCACGTGCTGCCATCAAGAGACCCATCACTCGTGGTCTTGCGACAGTCTCGAATTTGACGAGAGAGTCAAAAGTCAACCAAAATTTACTGGAAGATCATTCTTTCATCAACTACAAGCAAAATGTGGAAACGCTAGACAttgtaagaaaaagattaaaTAGACCATTTACCTATGCGGAAAAGATCTTATACGGTCATTTGGACGATCCTCATGGCCAAGAAATTCTGAGAGGTGTTTCATATCTAAAGTTAAGACCGGACCGTGTTGCTTGTCAAGATGCTACTGCTCAAATGGCCATTTTGCAATTTATGTCAGCTGGTTTACCAGAGGTTGCTAAGCCCGTCACTGTTCATTGTGATCATTTAATTCAAGCTCAAGTTGGTGGTGAAAAAGATTTAAAGAGGGCCGTAGATTTGAATAAGGAAGTTTACGACTTTTTGGCTTCTGCTACTGCGAAATACAATATGGGTTTCTGGAAGCCAGGTTCTGGTATTATTCATCAAATTGTCTTGGAAAACTACGCTTTCCCAGGTGCTTTGATTATCGGTACTGACTCACACACTCCTAATGCCGGTGGTTTGGGCCAATTGGCTATTGGTGTCGGTGGTGCTGATGCTGTTGATGTCATGGCTGGTCGTCCATGGGAATTGAAGGCCCCAAAGATCTTAGGTGTTAAGTTAACAGGTAAGATGAACGGTTGGACTTCTCCAAAGGAtatcattttgaaattggcTGGTATTACTACCGTTAAAGGTGGTACCGGTAAGATTGTCGAATATTTCGGTGATGGTGTTGACACTTTCTCTGCTACTGGTATGGGTACTATTTGTAATATGGGTGCCGAAATTGGTGCTACTACTTCTGTTTTCCCATTCAACAAGTCCATGATCGAGTACTTGAAGGCCACCAATCGTGGTAAGATCGCTGACTTTGCTACACTATACCAAAATGATCTACTATCTGCTGACCATGGTGCTGAATATGACGAAGTCGTTGAAATTGACTTGAACACTTTGGAGCCATACATTAACGGTCCATTTACTCCAGATTTGGCTACTCCAGTCTCTAAGATGAAAGACGTTGCTGTTGCTAACGATTGGCCATTGGATGTTAGAGTTGGTTTGATTGGTTCATGTACTAACTCTTCCTATGAAGATATGTCCCGTTCAGCATCCATCGTCAAAGACGCCGCTGCTCATGGTTTGAAATCTAAGACTATTTTCACTGTGACTCCAGGTTCAGAGCAAATTAGAGCTACCATCGAACGTGATGGTCAATTGGAAACTTTCAAGGAATTTGGTGGTATTGTCTTGGCAAACGCCTGTGGTCCATGTATCGGCCAATGGGACCGTAGAGATATCAAGAAGGGTGACAAAAATACTATCGTTTCCTCTTACAACAGAAACTTCACTTCTAGAAACGATGGTAACCCACAAACCCATGCCTTTGTTGCGTCTCCAGAATTGGTCACTGCATTTGCCATTGCTGGTGATTTGAGATTCAATCCGCTAACCGACAAATTAAAGGACAAGGACGGTAATGAATTTATGCTAAAGCCACCACATGGTGATGGTTTACCACAAAGGGGTTATGATGCCGGTGTAAACACTTACCAAGCTCCACCCCCCGACCGTAGTACTGTCGAAGTAAAAGTTTCCCCAACTTCAGATCGTTTACAGCTGTTGACTCCATTCAAGCCTTGGGACGGTAAAGACGCTAAAGATATGCCAATCTTGATTAAGGCCGAGGGTAAGACCACCACCGATCATATCTCTATGGCTGGTCCATGGTTGAAATACAGAGGTCATTTAGAAAACATTTCTAACAACTATATGATCGGGGCTATCAATGCTGAAAATCACAAGGCTAATTGCGTCAAAAATGTATACACTGGTGAATACAAAGGTGTTCCAGAAACTGCTAGAGACTACAGGGATCAGGGTATTAAATGGGTTGTTATCGGTGACGAAAATCTTGGTGAAGGTTCTTCTCGTGAACATGCTGCATTGGAACCAAGGTTCTTGGGTGGCTTTGCTATCATCACAAAATCCTTTGCCCGTATCCATGAAACTaacttgaagaaacaagGTCTATTGCCATTAAACTTCAAGAACCCAGCTGACTATGACAAGATCAACCCTGATGACAGAGTCGATATTTTAGGTTTAGCTCACTTGGCTCCAGGTAAATCTTTAACCTTGAGAGTCCATCCAAAGAATGGAAAACCATGGGACTCTGAATTGACCCACACTTTCAACGACGAACAAATCGAATGGTTTAAGTATGGTTCCGCTTTGAACAAGATTAAGGCTGATAAGAAAATTTAA
- the STT4 gene encoding 1-phosphatidylinositol 4-kinase STT4: MRFTRGLTASSSLRAKAIGKLTKFSTDTLDEQRDDGTTLDLITRTLPIFYSTNTSKIYTMPLTLSEWEVLTSLCTAIPTSFDLVEKMIKEIIEPYFLESPRQRISDVLSSRFKLKELRNPIELLTFQLTKFMIHACEKYPILYETISGIISVYFERVLEVFTVKQSGLLSLIGFINAFIRFPDSAELTKFAWRKLAKLVFHGPFLSEVEAILNSSTAFTNDSIVQYYDAGNELSGAYILELVSRLQISLISHLLHTPDINGNLDEFLLKQQHQFYKFDQEAADIGTDTKSIDEFFFNIRCNKEFFVDVCNLSLKFCSESHILDLSTDNRAKFSFDTRAHYLQTLCLIPFIEDTESEMFESFTKIVSESVDKFFLSDVVTPLLTKAIVTSASLLNFFTEKLSLTLIRMFPLLVASPHITTSTVKDVAKIFTTGLYPLNEDAIVSTIYSMNNLLAVSEDGSPAPVLRERQLTITSGKNIERDYLPLRNSFPSLNGTSAPLGNATVGQISSHDANSGTTMTYHASLISNCVAATTTIASYYNTQSITALTISILTQKVNAMSKEFDSVILDSLARLAPNTSVTEFSLLLKFFKSRTVFAAKNNDSALLENIINAKSAISKELLTNHFSSDLYFIYLHDLLDSIISSGEVERLEHHRPQTEISRVADQIATYLKPLAALLPDPGNNPIDISKDEASTNKFRNAWFNFVIHGYHLNAPIVKENFSALLTIASNSPPLASEFPANNKELSLEMNTILRRGSSNENIKQQKQQITEYFNTNIVQYRTTSSSKIMFLAAAALLETIRCEAGDCSKTLLYFSDASILSGSIEKCIAVLSVSMIRKYAKLIQRGNDAIFNSKMIAQQLNNLLLCLSHREPTLQDAAFHACEIFIRSIPSSLCHHLSLYTLLDMLTALFDSILDSESNKFEPRYEFKLKHSRTKILIPSSASWRTATLSRLHKSAKEWVRIVLNRSNQDAKILLQSYISDLGEYSRLNSVEFGVSFAMDMAGLILPADKELSRLTYYGPEKPNTISGFISLHSWRSKYLFDTAITSSPEDIKRQITISKKNIRKNLSLGNKVVTKDVTDFLDMSTALLILGNGSPASLVYDIVHIPFEVFTSASLKIATNVWLTIITEKPEVAHLLLVDVCYCWMRSIDDNIGLYSRDHDIKGEEYQKMEYSPYDKAGINRDAKNASQAMQPHLHVIKFFASHFEGTLFQSDFLLKIFTKCVLYGIKNLYKASLHPFARMIRHELLLFATLVLNASYKQGSKYIGRLSQEITNGALSWFKKPVAWPFGSNELKIKADLSITRDLFVQLNKLSSLMTRHCGKDYKILNYFLASEIQQIQTWLTPMEKIEGANSNELSDDIVESTFANDPILAINLLQRCYSKKAEEALVRLVEKHPLMCVGSPSALDLFIKGSGLSSKKDLHAALYWIPVSPLKSINLFLPEWQGNPFILQFSIYSLESQDVNLVFFYVPQIVQCLRYDKTGYVERLILDTAKISVLFSHQIIWNMLANCYKDDEGIQEDEIKPTLDRIRERMVSTFSQTHREFYEREFEFFDEVTGISGKLKPYLKKSKAEKKHKIDEEMSTIEVKPDVYLPSNPDGVVIDIDRKSGKPLQSHAKAPFMATFKIKKEVQDPLTKKSMEIEKWQGAIFKVGDDCRQDVLALQLVSLFRTIWSSIGLDVYVFPYRVTATAPGCGVIDVLPNSVSRDMLGREAVNGLYEYFTSKFGNESTIEFQNARNNFVKSLAGYSVISYLLQFKDRHNGNIMYDDQGHCLHIDFGFIFDIVPGGIKFEAVPFKLTKEMVKVMGGSPQTPAYLDFEELCIKAYLAARPHVEAIIECVNPMLGSGLPCFKGHKTIKNLRARFQPQKTDHEAALCMKTLIRKSYESIFTKGYDEFQRLTNGIPY, translated from the coding sequence ATGAGATTTACTAGAGGATTAACAGCCTCATCGTCTTTAAGGGCGAAAGCTATTGGAAAGTTGACCAAATTTTCCACTGATACTTTAGATGAGCAACGTGACGATGGAACAACGCTAGATTTAATAACTCGTACTCTGCCTATCTTCTACTCTACGAACACATCGAAAATATACACCATGCCACTCACACTGAGTGAATGGGAAGTGTTAACTTCACTTTGTACTGCCATCCCTACTTCATTTGATTTGGTGGAAAAGATGattaaagaaatcattgaGCCCTACTTTCTGGAATCTCCAAGACAAAGAATTTCGGACGTTCTGTCCTCAAGgttcaaattgaaagagCTAAGAAATCCGATCGAGCTACTGACTTTCCAATTGACAAAGTTTATGATTCACGCGTGTGAAAAATATCCTATTCTTTATGAAACTATAAGCGGTATCATATCAGTCTATTTTGAGCGCGTATTAGAAGTCTTTACTGTAAAGCAATCAGGATTACTATCGTTGATTGGTTTCATTAACGCGTTCATTCGCTTTCCCGATTCTGCGGAACTAACTAAATTCGCTTGGAGAAAGTTAGCAAAGCTTGTATTTCATGGACCATTTTTAAGTGAAGTTGAGGCAATCTTGAATTCCTCAACAGCATTTACGAATGATTCAATCGTCCAGTACTATGATGCCGGAAATGAGCTATCCGGCGCGTATATATTAGAATTGGTATCTCGCTTACAAATTTCCTTAATATCTCACCTGCTACATACTCCAGATATCAATGGTAATCTAGATGAATTCCTGTTAAAGCAGCAACATCAATTTTATAAGTTTGATCAGGAAGCTGCTGATATTGGCACCGACACCAAGAGTATCGAtgagtttttctttaacatCAGATGTaacaaagaattttttgtaGATGTGTGCAACCTATCCTTAAAGTTTTGCTCTGAGTCTCATATTCTCGACTTATCTACTGATAATCGAGCAAAGTTCTCCTTTGATACGCGGGCCCACTACTTACAAACCCTGTGTCTAATCCCATTTATCGAAGATACAGAAAGCGAGATGTTTGAAAGTTTCACAAAAATTGTTTCGGAATCCGTTGATAAATTCTTCCTGTCTGATGTTGTTACACCATTATTGACAAAAGCGATTGTAACTTCTGCCTCACTactgaatttttttacgGAAAAATTATCGCTAACTCTAATTCGTATGTTTCCGTTACTAGTTGCATCCCCTCACATCACCACCAGTACGGTTAAAGATGTTGCAAAAATATTTACTACAGGGTTATACCCTCTAAATGAAGATGCGATTGTGAGTACAATCTATTCTATGAACAACTTATTAGCCGTTTCTGAAGATGGATCTCCAGCTCCAGTGCTTCGCGAGCGTCAGTTAACAATAACATCAGGCAAAAACATTGAGAGAGACTACTTACCTTTGAGAAATTCGTTCCCTAGTTTGAATGGCACCAGTGCCCCCCTTGGGAATGCAACTGTAGGTCAAATATCCTCACACGATGCCAACAGCGGAACCACTATGACGTACCACGCCTCTTTAATCTCTAATTGCGTGGCTGCAACGACAACAATTGCGTCGTATTATAACACTCAAAGCATAACAGCATTGACTATTTCCATTCTCACTCAGAAAGTTAATGCTATGTCTAAGGAGTTTGATAGTGTTATCCTAGATTCTTTGGCAAGATTGGCTCCCAATACATCAGTGACTGAATTTTCCCTTCttctaaaatttttcaaatcgaGAACTGTTTTTGCCGCCAAAAATAACGATAGTGCgttattggaaaatattatcaatgCAAAGTCTGCAATATCCAAGGAATTATTGACtaatcatttttcaagtgaCCTATATTTCATATATCTTCACGATCTATTGGATTCAATTATTTCTAGTGGGGAAGTAGAACGATTGGAACATCACAGGCCGCAAACAGAAATTTCTCGTGTGGCTGACCAAATAGCTACTTATCTAAAGCCACTTGCTGCGCTCTTACCTGATCCAGGTAACAATCCTATAGACATCAGCAAAGATGAAGCCAGTACAAATAAATTTAGGAATGCATGGTTCAATTTTGTTATTCATGGATACCACTTGAACGCACCCATtgtcaaagaaaatttttctgcGTTATTAACCATTGCCTCCAATTCACCGCCTTTAGCTTCTGAATTCCCTGCCAATAACAAAGAActttctttggaaatgaACACAATCTTGCGTCGTGGTTCCTCCAAtgaaaacatcaaacaacaaaagcaacagATAACTGAGTATTTCAATACAAATATCGTTCAGTACAGGACCACCTCGTCGTCCAAAATCATGTTTTTGGCAGCCGCAGCTCTTTTAGAGACAATAAGGTGTGAAGCAGGTGATTGCTCAAAAACATTACTGTATTTTTCCGATGCTTCTATCCTTTCCGGTTCAATCGAAAAATGTATAGCAGTTTTATCGGTTTCTATGATCAGAAAATATGCCAAGTTAATTCAAAGGGGAAATGATGCCATATTCAACTCCAAAATGATTGCTCAACAACTTAATAACTTGTTACTTTGCCTTTCCCATAGGGAGCCAACTTTGCAAGATGCTGCTTTTCACGCTTGTGAAATATTTATCAGATCCATCCCATCATCGTTATGTCATCACCTATCTCTTTACACTTTGCTGGATATGTTGACCGCCTTATTTGATAGTATCTTAGATTCGGAGTCCAATAAATTCGAGCCACGTTATGAGTTTAAACTAAAACATTCTCGAACAAAAATCTTGATCCCGAGTTCAGCGTCATGGCGTACTGCAACGTTATCGAGATTGCATAAGTCTGCTAAAGAATGGGTAAGAATAGTATTGAATAGAAGCAACCAGGATGCTAAAATTTTGCTACAATCATACATCTCTGACTTGGGCGAATACAGCAGATTAAATTCTGTTGAATTTGGTGTCTCGTTTGCGATGGACATGGCCGGTTTGATTTTACCTGCGGATAAGGAATTATCGAGGCTGACCTACTATGGTCCGGAGAAACCAAACACAATATCAGGGTTTATATCTTTGCACTCTTGGAgatcaaaatatctttttgaTACTGCTATAACTTCATCACCAGAGGATATCAAGAGGCAAATCACtatttctaaaaaaaacattagAAAAAATCTAAGCTTAGGAAACAAAGTTGTTACTAAAGACGTCACAGACTTTCTCGACATGTCTACCGCTTTGTTAATTCTTGGTAATGGCTCACCTGCATCTTTGGTATACGATATCGTGCACATCCCCTTTGAAGTCTTTACTTCTGCCTCTCTTAAGATTGCTACAAATGTCTGGTTAACAATCATAACCGAAAAGCCCGAAGTTGCACACCTCCTTTTAGTAGATGTGTGCTATTGTTGGATGCGCTCCATTGATGACAACATTGGCCTCTATTCTCGTGATCATGACATAAAGGGAGAAGAGTACCAAAAAATGGAATATTCTCCCTATGACAAGGCTGGTATCAACAGAGACGCAAAAAATGCATCTCAAGCTATGCAACCACATCTCCACGTTATTAAATTCTTTGCTTCCCATTTCGAAGGAACATTATTTCAGAGTGactttttgttgaaaatattcaCAAAGTGTGTGTTATATGGTATTAAAAACTTGTATAAGGCTTCACTCCATCCGTTTGCCAGAATGATCCGCCATGAATTGTTACTCTTTGCAACGCTTGTGCTGAATGCGAGCTATAAACAAGGATCCAAATACATTGGTCGCTTATCGCAAGAGATCACAAATGGTGCTTTGAGTTGGTTCAAAAAGCCCGTCGCTTGGCCGTTTGGTTCTAATGAACTTAAAATTAAAGCTGACTTATCTATTACTAGAGATCTTTTTGTTCAGCTTAACAAGCTAAGCTCATTAATGACGCGCCACTGTGGAAAGGATTACAAGATTTTAAACTACTTTTTGGCAAGTGAAATCCAACAAATTCAGACATGGTTGACCCCAATGGAGAAGATTGAAGGGGCCAACAGTAACGAGCTCTCGGACGATATCGTTGAATCTACGTTCGCAAACGATCCAATTTTAGCAATAAATCTTTTGCAGAGATGCTACAGTAAGAAGGCGGAGGAGGCGCTAGTAAGGTTAGTCGAAAAGCACCCCTTAATGTGTGTGGGATCCCCAAGCGCTCTTGACCTATTCATAAAAGGAAGTGGTTTAAGCAGTAAGAAGGACTTGCACGCAGCTTTGTATTGGATACCAGTCAGTCCATTGAAATCCATCaatcttttccttcctGAGTGGCAAGGTAACCCTTTCATCTTACAATTTAGCATCTATTCCTTGGAATCGCAAGACGTGAATTTAGTATTTTTCTACGTTCCTCAAATTGTCCAATGCCTAAGGTATGACAAAACTGGATACGTAGAAAGATTAATTTTAGACACTGCAAAGATAAGTGTGTTATTCTCACATCAAATTATATGGAACATGCTAGCCAACTGTTATAAAGATGACGAGGGTATacaagaagatgaaatcaaaCCGACTCTAGATCGCATTCGGGAGCGTATGGTTTCTACCTTCAGCCAAACCCATCGCGAATTTTACGAAcgtgaatttgaatttttcgatGAAGTTACTGGTATATCTGGTAAGTTGAAGCCTTActtaaagaaaagtaaagctgaaaagaagcataAGATCGATGAAGAGATGAGCACCATTGAAGTAAAACCCGATGTTTATTTGCCCTCCAACCCCGACGGTGTTGTTATTGACATTGATCGGAAAAGTGGTAAGCCACTTCAATCACACGCAAAGGCACCTTTCATGGCAACCtttaaaatcaagaaagaagtgCAGGATCCTTTGACCAAGAAAAGCatggaaattgaaaaatggcaaggagcaattttcaaagttggTGATGACTGTAGACAGGATGTTCTGGCGCTGCAAttggtttctttgtttAGAACCATATGGTCCAGCATTGGATTGGATGTCTATGTTTTCCCTTATAGAGTCACCGCGACAGCGCCAGGTTGTGGTGTAATCGACGTGCTACCCAATTCAGTGTCCCGAGACATGTTAGGACGTGAAGCCGTTAATGGATTATACGAATATTTCACAAGCAAATTCGGTAACGAATCTACcattgaatttcaaaatgcaCGCAACAACTTTGTCAAATCATTAGCGGGATACAGTGTAATTTCGTATCTGTTGCAATTCAAGGACAGACACAACGGTAACATTATGTACGACGATCAAGGCCACTGTCTACACATTGATTTCGGGTTTATCTTTGATATTGTCCCGGGTGGCATCAAGTTCGAGGCAGTCCCATTCAAACTGACCAAGGAGATGGTCAAGGTCATGGGCGGCTCGCCCCAAACACCGGCCTACTTAGACTTCGAAGAGCTGTGTATTAAAGCATATCTGGCGGCACGTCCACACGTGGAAGCCATCATCGAGTGCGTTAACCCCATGCTAGGAAGCGGTCTTCCATGCTTCAAGGGTCACAAGACGATCAAGAATCTAAGAGCAAGGTTCCAGCCTCAAAAAACCGACCACGAAGCGGCGCTATGCATGAAGACGCTAATTCGCAAAAGTTATGAAAGCATCTTCACCAAGGGTTACGATGAGTTCCAAAGACTCACAAACGGCATTCCGTATTGA
- the UBC12 gene encoding NEDD8-conjugating protein UBC12, with translation MPHVSAARIRLIKDLDSLDLPPTVTLSIKASPHSMDRMQPPKLEVVVSPDEGYYNHGSISFNLDFNEVYPIEPPKVTCLKKIFHPNIDLNGNVCLNILREDWSPALDLQSIIIGLLFLFLEPNPNDPLNKDAANLFCQDQKKFAETVILTMSGGSVDHVLYDDVVPH, from the exons ATG CCCCATGTATCGGCAGCTAGGATTCGATTGATCAAAGATCTTGATTCGTTGGATCTCCCACCTACAGTAACTTTAAGCATAAAAGCTTCACCACATAGCATGGATAGGATGCAGCCGCCCAAATTGGAAGTGGTTGTGAGTCCCGATGAAGGATACTACAATCACGGTTCCATCAGTTTCAACCTGGATTTTAACGAGGTTTACCCAATCGAACCACCAAAAGTAAcatgtttgaaaaagatcttCCATCCAAATATTGATTTAAACGGAAACGTCTGTCTAAATATACTTCGGGAAGATTGGTCACCGGCTCTGGATTTACAAAGTATCATTATCGggcttcttttcttgttcttaGAACCTAATCCTAATGATCCCCTAAATAAAGATGCAGCAAACCTGTTTTGCCAggaccaaaaaaaatttgcagAAACTGTTATATTGACCATGTCTGGAGGCTCAGTCGATCATGTCCTATATGATGACGTAGTTCCTCATTGa
- the CDA1 gene encoding chitin deacetylase CDA1, producing the protein MIIYRAVQTALLAGFFLKSGECLASNGSTALIGDEDMQTPFPEWLKEFTNITQWPGLDPPYIPLDYIDLTKVPEFERYQSGRCPNISREQCSFDCYNCVDVDDVTSCFKLSQTFDDGPTPATETLLENLRHRTTFFVLGINTVNFPHIYESVVERGHLVGTHTWSHAFLPSLSNEEIVAQIEWSIWAMNATGKHFPKYFRPPYGAIDNRVRAIVKQFGLTVVLWDHDTFDWKLITNDKLRTEEQIFKDIETWKSQRKGLILEHDGARRTVDLAIKINKLVGNDQLTVAECIGDTDYIERYD; encoded by the coding sequence atgatAATATACCGTGCAGTACAAACTGCGCTATTGgcaggtttttttttgaaatctggGGAGTGTTTAGCTTCCAATGGGAGCACTGCATTAATTGGGGACGAAGATATGCAAACTCCCTTTCCAGAATGGCTAAAAGAATTTACCAATATTACTCAATGGCCTGGGCTTGACCCACCTTATATTCCACTAGATTACATAGATCTCACTAAAGTCCCAGAGTTTGAACGGTATCAATCTGGTAGGTGTCCAAACATTTCCAGAGAACAGTGCTCATTCGACTGTTACAACtgtgttgatgttgatgatgTTACTTCGTGTTTCAAGCTTTCTCAAACATTCGACGATGGTCCGACCCCAGCAACAGAGACATtgcttgaaaatttgagaCACAGGACCACTTTTTTCGTTTTAGGAATTAACACTGTTAATTTCCCTCATATATACGAGAGTGTCGTAGAGAGAGGTCATTTAGTCGGTACACATACTTGGTCACATGCATTTTTACCAAGCCTatcaaatgaagaaatcgTAGCCCAAATCGAGTGGTCAATTTGGGCAATGAATGCTACCGGTAAACACTTTCCTAAATATTTTAGACCTCCTTACGGGGCCATTGATAACAGGGTGAGAGCTATTGTTAAACAGTTTGGGTTAACTGTGGTCTTATGGGATCACGATACTTTTGATTGGAAATTAATTACGAATGATAAATTAAGAACGGAGGAGCAAATATTCAAGGATATAGAGACTTGGAAGAGTCAACGAAAAGGCTTAATTTTGGAACATGATGGTGCACGAAGGACTGTCGATCTTGCGattaaaatcaataaattaGTTGGTAATGATCAATTGACTGTTGCAGAATGTATTGGTGATACAGATTATATAGAGCGATATGACTGA
- the DPA10 gene encoding Dpa10p: protein MSLRNISTVTKNLRLTAKCFTPKSSPTSTTIPVIKDASTTHYRRMSTINNFTSLNGYSSVSKTVHDKPIVICTDNEEVETVSEHVKV from the coding sequence ATGTCACTAAGAAATATATCAACGGTCACAAAAAACCTAAGATTAACAGCAAAATGCTTTACCCCAAAGAGCTCACCTACATCAACAACCATCCCAGTTATAAAAGATGCTAGTACTACTCATTATCGTAGAATGTCTACCATAAACAACTTTACAAGCTTAAACGGATATTCTTCAGTTTCTAAAACTGTCCATGATAAGCCCATTGTTATCTGCACAGATAACGAAGAGGTGGAGACTGTATCGGAGCACGTGAAAGTTTAA
- the CDA2 gene encoding chitin deacetylase CDA2: MKIEIKRVSLPSIVVISCASRLVRGESNLGDLKQIDFQFPKLEIAVTKTPFPEWLTAFTGLKEWPGLDPPYIPLDFINFEDIPDYKLYDQNNCHVNPRDSCSFDCHHCVEHDDIYTCSKLSQTFDDGPSPSTTKLLDHLKHNTTFFNLGINIVQNPDIYHRMQREGHLIGSHTWSHAYLPSISNEKIIAQIEWSIWAMNATGNHTPKWFRPPYGGIDNRVRAITRQFGLQAVLWDHDTFDWSLLLNSTLTTEEEILKNVATWKNSSTGLILEHDSTEKTVDLAIKINELIGNNQSSVSQCVGGIDYIKEYLP, encoded by the coding sequence atgaagatagaAATAAAACGTGTTTCTTTGCCAAGTATCGTTGTAATCTCTTGCGCAAGTCGACTTGTTCGTGGAGAATCGAATCTGGGGGATTTGAAACAGATTGACTTCCAATTTCCTAAACTAGAAATAGCTGTTACAAAAACTCCTTTTCCAGAGTGGCTCACTGCGTTTACCGGGTTAAAGGAGTGGCCAGGATTGGATCCTCCTTATATACCTTTAGATtttattaattttgaagatattCCTGATTATAAACTATACGATCAAAACAATTGCCACGTCAATCCAAGAGATTCATGCTCTTTCGATTGCCATCATTGTGTTGAGCACGACGATATCTACACATGCTCAAAACTCTCTCAAACATTTGATGACGGACCTTCTCCTTCTACCACCAAACTGTTAGACCATTTGAAGCATAACACtacatttttcaatctaGGTATAAATATTGTACAGAATCCTGATATCTACCATAGAATGCAAAGAGAAGGACATTTGATTGGCTCACATACTTGGTCTCATGCATATTTGCCGAGTAtatcaaatgaaaaaataatagctCAAATAGAATGGTCTATTTGGGCAATGAATGCTACTGGCAATCATACTCCCAAATGGTTCAGACCACCTTATGGTGGTATAGACAATAGGGTAAGAGCAATCACAAGGCAATTTGGCTTACAAGCTGTTTTATGGGATCACGACACTTTTGATTGGAGCCTCCTCCTTAACAGTACCTTAACGACAGAAGAGGAAATTCTAAAAAATGTAGCAACCTGGAAAAATTCATCTACAGGATTGATATTAGAACATGACTCAACAGAAAAAACTGTAGACCTTGccatcaaaatcaatgaattGATAGGTAACAATCAGTCATCAGTTTCTCAATGCGTCGGCGGAATTGATTACATCAAAGAGTACCTGCCCTAG